In a single window of the Carassius carassius chromosome 26, fCarCar2.1, whole genome shotgun sequence genome:
- the calua gene encoding calumenin-A, translating into MWQNRGVQSIPKTLFCVWDSRPRIESRAYMMKIEIRPLLMCFALCVVYATSKPTEKKDRVHHDAPLSSKEHDDGTNFDYDHDAFLGEDEAKTFDDLTPEESKNRLGKIVDKIDADEDGFVTEAELKAWIKKAQKKYIYDNMERQWKDFDMNNDGMISWDEYKNVTYGTYLDDPESDDGYNYKQMMARDERRFKMADGNGDHIADKEEFTAFLHPEEYEHMKEIVVLETIEDIDKNGDGFIELEEYIGDMYNHEDEMDEPEWVATEREQFAEFRDKNKDGKMDKDETMDWILPADYDHAEAEAKHLVYESDTNKDGKLTKEEILNKYDLFVGSQATDFGEALVRHDEF; encoded by the exons ATGTGGCAGAACAGGGGTGTGCAGAGTATACCAAAGACCCTGTTTTGTGTCTGGGATTCTCGGCCTCGTATTGAATCTAG AGCTTATATGATGAAGATTGAGATTAGGCCTCTGTTGATGTGCTTTGCTCTGTGCGTGGTCTACGCCACCAGCAAACCCACAGAAAAGAAGGACCGTGTCCACCATGATGCACCACTGAGCAGCAAGGAGCATGACGATGGCACAAACTTTGACTATGACCACGATGCCTTCCTTGGAGAGGACGAAGCTAAGACGTTTGATGACCTGACCCCAGAGGAAAGCAAGAATAGGCTTGG TAAAATTGTGGATAAGATCGATGCGGACGAGGATGGCTTTGTCACAGAGGCCGAGCTGAAAGCATGGATCAAAAAAGCTCAGAAGAAGTACATCTATGACAATATGGAAAGACAATGGAAGGATTTTGACATGAATAATGATGGCATGATCTCCTGGGACGAATACAAGAATGTCACATATGGAACCTACCTTG ATGATCCTGAGTCTGATGATGGCTATAACTACAAGCAGATGATGGCTAGAGATGAACGGCGCTTCAAAATGGCTGATGGAAATGGAGACCACATCGCTGACAAAGAAGAGTTCACTGCTTTCCTTCATCCTGAGGAGTATGAACATATGAAAGAAATTGTTGTGTTG GAAACTATTGAGGATATTGATAAGAATGGTGATGGTTTTATCGAGCTGGAGGAGTATATTG GCGACATGTACAACCATGAGGATGAAATGGACGAGCCAGAATGGGTGGCGACGGAGCGAGAGCAGTTTGCAGAGTTTAGGGACAAGAACAAGGATGGGAAGATGGACAAAGATGAGACCATGGACTGGATCCTGCCAGCCGACTACGACCACGCAGAAGCCGAAGCCAAGCATCTGGTGTACGAGTCTGACACAAACAAG GATGGCAAACTCACCAAAGAGGAAATACTCAACAAGTACGATTTGTTTGTGGGAAGTCAAGCGACTGACTTCGGGGAGGCTTTAGTTCGACATGATGAGTTTTAA
- the mdm1 gene encoding nuclear protein MDM1 isoform X2 gives MPVRFKGFSEYRSKYKGRTRRSRSDSPHRRMRLAGLRSDQSRITQEPQFISKRKVHLYPPQISSSLRWEGHDPAPRRQEKSRPVTPPAVTPVLRAYSAERVVTPLAPRDPAPPEGTAAPSQQQQTDEQAAQTSTTAADQQQQRLNGIHHVLRKRAGLRSEQQRNGRLSSEYQRQFMRKTPAADSPLLAAHEMLYSNNRAIPPFKSNPVVMESEYKRCFKGSPPPRPPRLRRDVEQHEVSQLDAENTTPEKSKGNKKKKKKKEQQQNRKSSREEELIHRQQQEVRSTCALRDPSPKVMRKEKTEYRSNFGSPLQYSYRDGGWVKIKTANEEVQELRQKADAYRKRGWGTHFSRQHLNQILSDHNWMWEPSSGTSSSSSIESKACRSSSSTPIIVALDLARAGSVSSSPGPSASVATSRRSSAGDAHLHEDPTLPVQRKLAWNEEDGFGERDESEISQEELRVEKNEGNPKDEHGHMKERNQRLHALETESSSVVDGSGYSINRGRQPTPELRTMQSVQRTHHDRTTPATGGALLVSPPNIKHSSRRVRRSESPLGKPHSPYKRIIDGSPQQPHSKTESGSLPRSSPAAGLTTVDAFPIREEAWSEEEVLDYSTKPSLKQQTSHRHKTDVPPPVNRIQGTMRNPEFQHNGNLGIFRPELFPEAESFCVSDNDDKMSQISSRSAASCSMASELLGRAQRRKKEFWGKS, from the exons ATGCCTGTCCGTTTTAAG GGATTCAGTGAGTATCGAAGTAAATACAAAGGTCGAACAAGACGATCCAGAAGCGATTCTCCTCATCGCAGGATGCGACTGGCAGGACTGCGCTCTGATCAGTCAA GAATTACCCAGGAACCCCAATTTATATCCAAAAGGAAAGTGCACCTTTATCCACCTCAGATATCTAGTTCCCTCCGATGGGAAGGGCATGATCCAGCTCCACGGCGTCAGGAGAAGAGCAGGCCTGTCACACCTCCAGCTGTCACACCTGTGCTCAGAGCATATAGTGCAGAAAGAGTAGTGACCCCTCTTGCCCCAAGAGACCCTGCGCCACCAGAGGGCACCGCTGCACCATCCCAACAACAACAGACAGATGAGCAAGCAGCTCAGACATCCACCACTGCTGCAGACCAACAGCAACAAAGACTCAATGGG ATTCACCATGTGCTAAGGAAACGAGCGGGACTGAGATCGGAGCAACAGAGGAATGGCCGTTTGAGCTCTGAGTACCAGAGACAGTTCATGCGGAAAACGCCTGCAGCTGATTCGCCCCTGCTAGCTGCACATGAG ATGTTGTATAGTAACAACAGAGCCATCCCGCCCTTCAAATCAAACCCAGTAGTTATGGAGAGTGAGTACAAGAGATGTTTCAAAGGATCACCTCCTCCCAGACCACCACGCCTGAGGCGAGATGTTGAACAACACGAGGTCTCGCAGCTTGATGCAGAGAACACAACCCCAGAGAAG AGTAAAgggaacaagaagaagaagaaaaagaaggagcAACAACAGAACAGAAAGTCAAGCCGTGAAGAGGAATTAATCCATCGACAGCAACAGGAAGTGAGGTCAACCTGTGCACTGAGAGACCCTTCGCCCAAGGTTATGAG GAAAGAGAAAACTGAGTACAGATCCAACTTTGGTTCTCCCCTCCAGTACAGTTACAGAGACGGAGGATGGGTGAAGATCAAAACCGCAAATGAGGAG GTGCAGGAGTTACGGCAGAAAGCTGATGCCTACAGGAAAAGGGGCTGGGGAACTCATTTTTCTCGGCAGCATCTGAATCAGATCCTGTCGGACCACAACTGGATGTGGGAGCCTTCCAGTGGCACCTCTTCTTCATCCTCCATTGAATCCAAGGCCTGCAGAAGCAGTAGTAGCACCCCTATCATCGTGGCTCTGGACCTGGCCAG GGCTGGCAGTGTCAGCTCTAGTCCTGGGCCTTCTGCTTCTGTGGCAACCAGCAGGAGGAGCTCTGCTGGGGATGCTCATCTTCATGAAGACCCCACCCTCCCTGTGCAGAGGAAGTTGGCCTGGAATGAAGAAGATGGATTTGGAGAGAGAGATGAATCAGAGATTTCACAGGAGGAACTAAGAGTTGAAAAAAATGAGGGAAATCCAAAAGATGAGCATGGGCACATGAAGGAGAGAAATCAAAG GTTGCATGCGTTGGAAACTGAGTCATCATCAGTGGTGGATGGGTCTGGATATTCCATTAACAGGGGCAGACAGCCAACCCCCGAACTTAGGACCATGCAGAGTGTACAAAGAACGCACCATGATCGGACCACTCCAGCCACCG GAGGAGCTTTGCTGGTCTCTCCGCCGAACATCAAACATTCCTCCAGGAGAGTTAGGAGGAGTGAGTCACCTTTAGGAAAACCTCACTCTCCTTACAAACGTATCATAGATGGCTCTCCACAGCAGCCACACAGTAAG ACCGAGAGTGGAAGCCTGCCACGTTCCTCGCCAGCCGCTGGCCTGACCACCGTAGATGCATTTCCCATCCGAGAAGAGGCCTGGTCTGAGGAGGAGGTGTTAGACTACTCCACCAAGCCATCGCTAAAACAACAGACTAGCCACCGTCACAAAACTGATGTCCCACCACCTGTCAACAGGATCCAGGGCACAATGAGAAACCCGGAATTTCAGCATAATG GTAACCTGGGAATTTTTCGGCCAGAGCTGTTTCCTGAAGCTGAATCTTTCTGTGTGTCAGATAATG ATGATAAGATGTCTCAGATCTCATCTAGATCAGCAGCCTCATGCTCCATGGCCTCTGAACTCTTGGGTCGTGCTCAGAGAAGAAAGAAGGAATTCTGGGGAAAGAGCTAA
- the il22 gene encoding interleukin-22, translated as MKFLTLLAVMCCCCLLRGHAMHLTRPRPRPLDSSSTWNNLFIMTKHAQMEDTDHETRLLPVFSEVMLKEESSCCVNSMILNYYLKHILHPDEHVDKKYPHIRFVRSDLQRIAHILKPHCENFDFVDHVHVKEFEKNYKTASEQGYEKTRNKAVGETIILFHYLFESCNPKI; from the exons ATGAAGTTCCTGACTTTGCTTGCTGTGATGTGCTGCTGCTGCCTTCTGCGCGGCCACGCGATGCACCTCACGCGCCCGCGCCCCAGACCCCTAGACAGCTCCTCCACCTGGAACAACCTCTTCATAATGACTAAACAT GCACAGATGGAAGATACAGACCACGAGACAAGACTGCTTCCAGTGTTCTCTGAGGTTATGCTAAAA GAGGAGAGTTCTTGTTGTGTCAACTCCATGATTCTGAATTACTATCTAAAGCACATCTTGCACCCAGATGAGCATGTTGATAAAAAATACCCACACATTCGTTTTGTGAGGTCTGACCTGCAGAGGATCGCACACATTTTGAAGCCGCACTGT GAAAACTTCGACTTCGTAGACCATGTGCATGTTAAGGAATTCGAGAAGAATTATAAAACTGCCAGTGAACAGGGATATGAG AAAACTCGTAACAAAGCAGTCGGAGAGACGATTATTCTCTTCCACTACCTCTTTGAATCCTGCAATCCAAAAATATGA
- the mdm1 gene encoding nuclear protein MDM1 isoform X3, whose protein sequence is MRLAGLRSDQSRITQEPQFISKRKVHLYPPQISSSLRWEGHDPAPRRQEKSRPVTPPAVTPVLRAYSAERVVTPLAPRDPAPPEGTAAPSQQQQTDEQAAQTSTTAADQQQQRLNGIHHVLRKRAGLRSEQQRNGRLSSEYQRQFMRKTPAADSPLLAAHEMLYSNNRAIPPFKSNPVVMESEYKRCFKGSPPPRPPRLRRDVEQHEVSQLDAENTTPEKSKGNKKKKKKKEQQQNRKSSREEELIHRQQQEVRSTCALRDPSPKVMRKEKTEYRSNFGSPLQYSYRDGGWVKIKTANEEECEGFREWYHEVQELRQKADAYRKRGWGTHFSRQHLNQILSDHNWMWEPSSGTSSSSSIESKACRSSSSTPIIVALDLARAGSVSSSPGPSASVATSRRSSAGDAHLHEDPTLPVQRKLAWNEEDGFGERDESEISQEELRVEKNEGNPKDEHGHMKERNQRLHALETESSSVVDGSGYSINRGRQPTPELRTMQSVQRTHHDRTTPATGGALLVSPPNIKHSSRRVRRSESPLGKPHSPYKRIIDGSPQQPHSKTESGSLPRSSPAAGLTTVDAFPIREEAWSEEEVLDYSTKPSLKQQTSHRHKTDVPPPVNRIQGTMRNPEFQHNGNLGIFRPELFPEAESFCVSDNDDKMSQISSRSAASCSMASELLGRAQRRKKEFWGKS, encoded by the exons ATGCGACTGGCAGGACTGCGCTCTGATCAGTCAA GAATTACCCAGGAACCCCAATTTATATCCAAAAGGAAAGTGCACCTTTATCCACCTCAGATATCTAGTTCCCTCCGATGGGAAGGGCATGATCCAGCTCCACGGCGTCAGGAGAAGAGCAGGCCTGTCACACCTCCAGCTGTCACACCTGTGCTCAGAGCATATAGTGCAGAAAGAGTAGTGACCCCTCTTGCCCCAAGAGACCCTGCGCCACCAGAGGGCACCGCTGCACCATCCCAACAACAACAGACAGATGAGCAAGCAGCTCAGACATCCACCACTGCTGCAGACCAACAGCAACAAAGACTCAATGGG ATTCACCATGTGCTAAGGAAACGAGCGGGACTGAGATCGGAGCAACAGAGGAATGGCCGTTTGAGCTCTGAGTACCAGAGACAGTTCATGCGGAAAACGCCTGCAGCTGATTCGCCCCTGCTAGCTGCACATGAG ATGTTGTATAGTAACAACAGAGCCATCCCGCCCTTCAAATCAAACCCAGTAGTTATGGAGAGTGAGTACAAGAGATGTTTCAAAGGATCACCTCCTCCCAGACCACCACGCCTGAGGCGAGATGTTGAACAACACGAGGTCTCGCAGCTTGATGCAGAGAACACAACCCCAGAGAAG AGTAAAgggaacaagaagaagaagaaaaagaaggagcAACAACAGAACAGAAAGTCAAGCCGTGAAGAGGAATTAATCCATCGACAGCAACAGGAAGTGAGGTCAACCTGTGCACTGAGAGACCCTTCGCCCAAGGTTATGAG GAAAGAGAAAACTGAGTACAGATCCAACTTTGGTTCTCCCCTCCAGTACAGTTACAGAGACGGAGGATGGGTGAAGATCAAAACCGCAAATGAGGAG GAGTGTGAAGGTTTTCGAGAGTGGTATCATGAG GTGCAGGAGTTACGGCAGAAAGCTGATGCCTACAGGAAAAGGGGCTGGGGAACTCATTTTTCTCGGCAGCATCTGAATCAGATCCTGTCGGACCACAACTGGATGTGGGAGCCTTCCAGTGGCACCTCTTCTTCATCCTCCATTGAATCCAAGGCCTGCAGAAGCAGTAGTAGCACCCCTATCATCGTGGCTCTGGACCTGGCCAG GGCTGGCAGTGTCAGCTCTAGTCCTGGGCCTTCTGCTTCTGTGGCAACCAGCAGGAGGAGCTCTGCTGGGGATGCTCATCTTCATGAAGACCCCACCCTCCCTGTGCAGAGGAAGTTGGCCTGGAATGAAGAAGATGGATTTGGAGAGAGAGATGAATCAGAGATTTCACAGGAGGAACTAAGAGTTGAAAAAAATGAGGGAAATCCAAAAGATGAGCATGGGCACATGAAGGAGAGAAATCAAAG GTTGCATGCGTTGGAAACTGAGTCATCATCAGTGGTGGATGGGTCTGGATATTCCATTAACAGGGGCAGACAGCCAACCCCCGAACTTAGGACCATGCAGAGTGTACAAAGAACGCACCATGATCGGACCACTCCAGCCACCG GAGGAGCTTTGCTGGTCTCTCCGCCGAACATCAAACATTCCTCCAGGAGAGTTAGGAGGAGTGAGTCACCTTTAGGAAAACCTCACTCTCCTTACAAACGTATCATAGATGGCTCTCCACAGCAGCCACACAGTAAG ACCGAGAGTGGAAGCCTGCCACGTTCCTCGCCAGCCGCTGGCCTGACCACCGTAGATGCATTTCCCATCCGAGAAGAGGCCTGGTCTGAGGAGGAGGTGTTAGACTACTCCACCAAGCCATCGCTAAAACAACAGACTAGCCACCGTCACAAAACTGATGTCCCACCACCTGTCAACAGGATCCAGGGCACAATGAGAAACCCGGAATTTCAGCATAATG GTAACCTGGGAATTTTTCGGCCAGAGCTGTTTCCTGAAGCTGAATCTTTCTGTGTGTCAGATAATG ATGATAAGATGTCTCAGATCTCATCTAGATCAGCAGCCTCATGCTCCATGGCCTCTGAACTCTTGGGTCGTGCTCAGAGAAGAAAGAAGGAATTCTGGGGAAAGAGCTAA
- the mdm1 gene encoding nuclear protein MDM1 isoform X1, whose translation MPVRFKGFSEYRSKYKGRTRRSRSDSPHRRMRLAGLRSDQSRITQEPQFISKRKVHLYPPQISSSLRWEGHDPAPRRQEKSRPVTPPAVTPVLRAYSAERVVTPLAPRDPAPPEGTAAPSQQQQTDEQAAQTSTTAADQQQQRLNGIHHVLRKRAGLRSEQQRNGRLSSEYQRQFMRKTPAADSPLLAAHEMLYSNNRAIPPFKSNPVVMESEYKRCFKGSPPPRPPRLRRDVEQHEVSQLDAENTTPEKSKGNKKKKKKKEQQQNRKSSREEELIHRQQQEVRSTCALRDPSPKVMRKEKTEYRSNFGSPLQYSYRDGGWVKIKTANEEECEGFREWYHEVQELRQKADAYRKRGWGTHFSRQHLNQILSDHNWMWEPSSGTSSSSSIESKACRSSSSTPIIVALDLARAGSVSSSPGPSASVATSRRSSAGDAHLHEDPTLPVQRKLAWNEEDGFGERDESEISQEELRVEKNEGNPKDEHGHMKERNQRLHALETESSSVVDGSGYSINRGRQPTPELRTMQSVQRTHHDRTTPATGGALLVSPPNIKHSSRRVRRSESPLGKPHSPYKRIIDGSPQQPHSKTESGSLPRSSPAAGLTTVDAFPIREEAWSEEEVLDYSTKPSLKQQTSHRHKTDVPPPVNRIQGTMRNPEFQHNGNLGIFRPELFPEAESFCVSDNDDKMSQISSRSAASCSMASELLGRAQRRKKEFWGKS comes from the exons ATGCCTGTCCGTTTTAAG GGATTCAGTGAGTATCGAAGTAAATACAAAGGTCGAACAAGACGATCCAGAAGCGATTCTCCTCATCGCAGGATGCGACTGGCAGGACTGCGCTCTGATCAGTCAA GAATTACCCAGGAACCCCAATTTATATCCAAAAGGAAAGTGCACCTTTATCCACCTCAGATATCTAGTTCCCTCCGATGGGAAGGGCATGATCCAGCTCCACGGCGTCAGGAGAAGAGCAGGCCTGTCACACCTCCAGCTGTCACACCTGTGCTCAGAGCATATAGTGCAGAAAGAGTAGTGACCCCTCTTGCCCCAAGAGACCCTGCGCCACCAGAGGGCACCGCTGCACCATCCCAACAACAACAGACAGATGAGCAAGCAGCTCAGACATCCACCACTGCTGCAGACCAACAGCAACAAAGACTCAATGGG ATTCACCATGTGCTAAGGAAACGAGCGGGACTGAGATCGGAGCAACAGAGGAATGGCCGTTTGAGCTCTGAGTACCAGAGACAGTTCATGCGGAAAACGCCTGCAGCTGATTCGCCCCTGCTAGCTGCACATGAG ATGTTGTATAGTAACAACAGAGCCATCCCGCCCTTCAAATCAAACCCAGTAGTTATGGAGAGTGAGTACAAGAGATGTTTCAAAGGATCACCTCCTCCCAGACCACCACGCCTGAGGCGAGATGTTGAACAACACGAGGTCTCGCAGCTTGATGCAGAGAACACAACCCCAGAGAAG AGTAAAgggaacaagaagaagaagaaaaagaaggagcAACAACAGAACAGAAAGTCAAGCCGTGAAGAGGAATTAATCCATCGACAGCAACAGGAAGTGAGGTCAACCTGTGCACTGAGAGACCCTTCGCCCAAGGTTATGAG GAAAGAGAAAACTGAGTACAGATCCAACTTTGGTTCTCCCCTCCAGTACAGTTACAGAGACGGAGGATGGGTGAAGATCAAAACCGCAAATGAGGAG GAGTGTGAAGGTTTTCGAGAGTGGTATCATGAG GTGCAGGAGTTACGGCAGAAAGCTGATGCCTACAGGAAAAGGGGCTGGGGAACTCATTTTTCTCGGCAGCATCTGAATCAGATCCTGTCGGACCACAACTGGATGTGGGAGCCTTCCAGTGGCACCTCTTCTTCATCCTCCATTGAATCCAAGGCCTGCAGAAGCAGTAGTAGCACCCCTATCATCGTGGCTCTGGACCTGGCCAG GGCTGGCAGTGTCAGCTCTAGTCCTGGGCCTTCTGCTTCTGTGGCAACCAGCAGGAGGAGCTCTGCTGGGGATGCTCATCTTCATGAAGACCCCACCCTCCCTGTGCAGAGGAAGTTGGCCTGGAATGAAGAAGATGGATTTGGAGAGAGAGATGAATCAGAGATTTCACAGGAGGAACTAAGAGTTGAAAAAAATGAGGGAAATCCAAAAGATGAGCATGGGCACATGAAGGAGAGAAATCAAAG GTTGCATGCGTTGGAAACTGAGTCATCATCAGTGGTGGATGGGTCTGGATATTCCATTAACAGGGGCAGACAGCCAACCCCCGAACTTAGGACCATGCAGAGTGTACAAAGAACGCACCATGATCGGACCACTCCAGCCACCG GAGGAGCTTTGCTGGTCTCTCCGCCGAACATCAAACATTCCTCCAGGAGAGTTAGGAGGAGTGAGTCACCTTTAGGAAAACCTCACTCTCCTTACAAACGTATCATAGATGGCTCTCCACAGCAGCCACACAGTAAG ACCGAGAGTGGAAGCCTGCCACGTTCCTCGCCAGCCGCTGGCCTGACCACCGTAGATGCATTTCCCATCCGAGAAGAGGCCTGGTCTGAGGAGGAGGTGTTAGACTACTCCACCAAGCCATCGCTAAAACAACAGACTAGCCACCGTCACAAAACTGATGTCCCACCACCTGTCAACAGGATCCAGGGCACAATGAGAAACCCGGAATTTCAGCATAATG GTAACCTGGGAATTTTTCGGCCAGAGCTGTTTCCTGAAGCTGAATCTTTCTGTGTGTCAGATAATG ATGATAAGATGTCTCAGATCTCATCTAGATCAGCAGCCTCATGCTCCATGGCCTCTGAACTCTTGGGTCGTGCTCAGAGAAGAAAGAAGGAATTCTGGGGAAAGAGCTAA